In Paenibacillus sp. G2S3, a single window of DNA contains:
- a CDS encoding IS3 family transposase — MYQAIQELNKEKGHAITKLCALAGVARSAYYKWLKWKPSCIELETRALAKEVKLRYDKRKGILGYRQMRTQLNRKLKKPYNKKRYYRIMCALGLKAVIRRKRASYVKATEIHVAENVMNRNFDANSPNSKWCTDVTELKYGNGRKAYLSAIIDVYDNSIVSWVLSPSNNNKLVMDTLKRAYAKNPGVSPLLQSDRGFQYTSHEYNRLHVKYGFKKSMSRVSRCLDNQPIERFWGTYKSESYYLTKYDTYEDVLTEVSQYIYYYNNYRYVECLDGLSPNEYRRAA; from the coding sequence TTGTATCAAGCGATTCAAGAACTGAACAAAGAAAAAGGTCACGCAATTACGAAGTTGTGTGCGTTAGCTGGGGTTGCTCGATCTGCCTATTACAAGTGGTTAAAATGGAAACCCTCTTGCATAGAACTTGAAACTCGTGCGTTAGCGAAAGAAGTAAAGCTACGATATGACAAGCGAAAAGGGATTCTTGGCTACCGTCAAATGCGCACGCAATTAAACCGAAAGCTCAAAAAGCCGTATAACAAAAAGCGTTATTACCGAATTATGTGTGCTCTTGGGCTTAAAGCAGTCATTCGTAGAAAACGAGCGAGTTATGTGAAAGCTACGGAGATCCATGTAGCTGAAAATGTAATGAACCGTAACTTTGATGCCAATTCTCCTAATTCAAAATGGTGTACAGATGTGACAGAACTGAAATACGGGAATGGGCGCAAAGCCTATTTGAGCGCTATTATTGATGTATATGATAATTCCATTGTCTCATGGGTATTAAGCCCCTCCAACAACAATAAACTCGTGATGGATACGTTGAAGAGGGCTTACGCGAAGAACCCTGGCGTAAGTCCTCTTCTACAAAGCGACAGAGGCTTCCAGTATACTTCTCATGAGTACAACCGACTTCATGTGAAATACGGATTTAAGAAAAGCATGTCTCGTGTAAGCCGATGTTTGGACAACCAACCTATTGAGCGTTTTTGGGGTACATACAAGTCAGAAAGCTATTATCTTACAAAGTATGATACCTATGAAGATGTCCTCACAGAGGTTAGCCAATATATTTACTACTATAATAATTACCGCT
- a CDS encoding helix-turn-helix domain-containing protein: MSKRSPASLEVKLHVVRLCLEHKSNPNYEAKQRGLSSHTIREWIRKYKADGLDGLKESRTWKTYSKEFKLAAVNEVLSGRFSVEEATNKHHISSRSVLIKWITKYTNEIELKPTHKGKGLSHMNKGRKTTFEERIEIAQYTIANELDYQKAIEKYGVSYQQVYAWVRKYQAGREEALQDNRGRKKPVEELEDHERLKLRIKELEARNEYLEMENDFAKKLAEIKRRNTR, encoded by the coding sequence ATGTCTAAAAGAAGTCCAGCATCTTTAGAAGTAAAATTACATGTCGTACGGCTGTGCCTTGAGCACAAGTCGAATCCAAACTATGAGGCAAAACAGCGAGGTCTTAGTTCGCACACGATTAGAGAATGGATTAGGAAATATAAAGCAGATGGTTTGGACGGGTTAAAGGAATCGAGAACATGGAAAACATACTCTAAGGAATTCAAACTAGCTGCTGTTAACGAAGTGTTGTCTGGTCGTTTCTCCGTTGAAGAGGCGACAAACAAGCATCATATTTCAAGTAGAAGTGTTTTGATTAAATGGATTACCAAGTATACTAATGAGATAGAATTAAAACCTACACATAAAGGAAAAGGACTATCTCATATGAACAAAGGGCGTAAAACAACTTTCGAAGAACGTATTGAAATTGCACAATATACCATCGCTAATGAATTGGATTATCAGAAAGCGATTGAAAAGTACGGTGTATCTTATCAGCAAGTTTACGCATGGGTTCGGAAATATCAAGCTGGCCGTGAGGAAGCTCTTCAGGACAATCGAGGTCGTAAAAAGCCTGTAGAAGAACTAGAGGACCATGAACGTCTTAAGCTACGGATTAAAGAGCTAGAAGCGCGAAATGAATACCTAGAGATGGAGAATGACTTCGCAAAAAAGTTGGCGGAGATCAAGCGACGAAATACACGCTAA
- a CDS encoding TetR/AcrR family transcriptional regulator C-terminal domain-containing protein, translating into MADKTYLDLRIRKTRKAIRNAFIDLLAEKELNKISINAITQKAEINRATFYLHYKDINDLIDTILDELLADLKKILSDKFEESYKPGDELTSLILLLEHIAENSHMYKVLLVTKNIPYFTPKLMDLLYELILTTTEQQSIQKTEDFLTVDTPADIAAWYGTSAIVGTISMWLGNDMPYTPKYLAERIIQLNPFIPANNKKK; encoded by the coding sequence ATGGCAGACAAAACATACTTAGATTTACGGATAAGAAAGACAAGAAAAGCGATTCGGAATGCCTTTATAGATTTGTTAGCGGAGAAAGAATTGAATAAGATCTCGATCAACGCTATTACGCAAAAGGCTGAAATCAATCGAGCTACATTTTATTTACATTACAAAGATATTAATGATTTGATTGATACTATTTTGGATGAATTATTAGCAGATTTAAAGAAAATACTCTCAGATAAATTTGAAGAATCCTATAAACCTGGGGATGAACTTACTTCGCTGATTTTATTGTTAGAGCATATTGCGGAAAACTCTCATATGTATAAGGTATTGCTTGTAACCAAAAACATCCCTTATTTCACACCGAAATTGATGGATCTGTTATATGAATTGATTTTAACAACAACAGAACAACAATCGATTCAAAAAACAGAAGATTTCTTAACTGTTGATACTCCAGCTGATATTGCAGCTTGGTATGGAACATCAGCGATCGTTGGTACAATTTCCATGTGGCTAGGGAATGATATGCCTTATACACCTAAATATTTAGCAGAACGAATCATACAGTTAAATCCATTTATACCTGCAAATAATAAAAAGAAATAG
- a CDS encoding zinc-binding dehydrogenase: MMKVGIYHGQNSVGIEERPIPQVGPKDALVRILAGGICGTDINIVKGGSEMGIRFGSEFGHEMFGEIALLGSDAETNLKVGMRVGVNPITAKRAGRRYSLEVGAFSQYVLIEDAALNYNLYEFNDSVSATEAVLMEPMSVGFHGAFSVQPKHGDKIVVLGAGPIGLSAAAGLIGEGIKDVCVVDIDHWRLDKAKELGALTVNTSTESLAEGLIKHFGEVNVYGVSVPNVDAFVDAAGAPILFEQVMQIVKPQARIAIIAVYKNEVPLSLAQVMSKEVNIVGASGYTHEDIVKVIEHINDKKTNISTMVTQTYKLEDIQAAFDKAIAAKETIKVIVDLT; the protein is encoded by the coding sequence ATGATGAAGGTCGGTATTTATCACGGTCAAAATAGTGTAGGAATAGAAGAGCGTCCAATACCTCAAGTAGGGCCAAAGGATGCTTTGGTTCGCATTTTAGCGGGTGGAATCTGTGGTACAGATATTAATATAGTCAAAGGAGGCTCAGAAATGGGTATCCGTTTCGGCTCAGAATTTGGACATGAAATGTTTGGTGAAATTGCCCTGTTAGGATCTGATGCTGAAACAAATTTGAAAGTTGGCATGCGTGTAGGTGTGAATCCAATTACTGCCAAACGTGCAGGTCGTCGTTATTCTTTGGAAGTAGGAGCTTTTTCGCAATATGTCTTAATTGAAGACGCAGCATTAAATTATAATCTATATGAGTTTAATGATTCAGTTTCGGCAACAGAAGCGGTATTAATGGAACCCATGAGTGTGGGTTTCCATGGCGCTTTTAGCGTACAACCCAAACATGGTGACAAAATCGTAGTTCTTGGTGCTGGTCCTATTGGTTTATCAGCAGCTGCAGGATTAATTGGCGAAGGCATTAAAGATGTTTGCGTAGTGGATATTGATCACTGGCGTTTGGATAAAGCAAAAGAGTTAGGTGCATTAACAGTTAATACTTCGACTGAATCATTGGCTGAGGGTTTAATTAAACACTTCGGGGAAGTTAACGTATACGGTGTGAGTGTACCCAATGTAGATGCTTTTGTGGACGCAGCGGGCGCTCCGATATTATTTGAACAAGTGATGCAGATTGTAAAGCCACAAGCACGAATTGCAATCATTGCCGTTTATAAAAATGAAGTACCTTTAAGCCTTGCTCAAGTGATGAGTAAAGAAGTTAACATAGTTGGAGCTAGTGGATACACACATGAAGATATTGTAAAGGTAATTGAACATATAAACGACAAGAAAACGAATATCTCTACAATGGTGACACAGACTTATAAATTAGAGGATATTCAAGCCGCCTTCGATAAAGCCATTGCAGCAAAAGAAACGATCAAGGTTATTGTAGATCTAACTTAA
- a CDS encoding GNAT family N-acetyltransferase codes for MEINLVPVTFENKEILSNLYQFYNYDFSLFTDQDVSRHGEFEVNIDYFWEGDHRWNPYLIEVSGNLAGFVVVLFENLDTDPDPTHLIYDFMILQKYRRNGIGTAAAIKTLDLFKEAKWKLAQMENNKPAIAFWRKVLKEYTKDNYSERYLSDLQKYIQAFDRREPTK; via the coding sequence ATGGAAATTAATCTGGTTCCAGTAACATTTGAAAATAAAGAGATATTGTCTAATCTATATCAATTTTATAATTATGATTTCAGTTTATTTACAGATCAAGACGTGAGCCGGCATGGGGAATTCGAGGTGAATATTGATTATTTTTGGGAAGGCGATCATCGATGGAATCCATATTTGATTGAGGTTTCAGGAAACTTAGCTGGATTTGTGGTTGTTCTTTTTGAAAACTTAGATACAGACCCAGATCCAACTCATTTGATCTATGACTTTATGATTTTGCAGAAATACAGAAGAAATGGAATAGGTACTGCTGCCGCAATAAAAACACTTGATCTATTTAAAGAAGCTAAATGGAAATTAGCTCAAATGGAAAATAATAAACCTGCCATAGCTTTCTGGCGAAAAGTACTTAAGGAGTATACAAAAGATAACTATTCAGAACGATATTTGAGTGATCTCCAAAAATATATTCAAGCATTCGATAGAAGGGAGCCGACGAAATGA
- a CDS encoding GNAT family N-acetyltransferase, translating to MNITVTLTDSKTKFMINNLYPLYLHDLSEIWGNLPNPYGIYEDNETQTLNEQNKVFDIWWEKPGILYPYLIKEDGIPAGFALVATPPYTPAGCEFYLNEFFILRPFRGTGIAEFAANEVFNLHIGKWELQTNPTATNRRAQHFWRKTLKEYTGNSFQEECKKSFDDELKMIFNFCNG from the coding sequence ATGAACATCACCGTAACATTAACTGACAGCAAAACGAAGTTTATGATTAACAATCTCTATCCACTATACTTACATGATTTATCAGAGATATGGGGGAACCTTCCTAATCCATACGGGATATACGAGGATAATGAAACGCAGACACTGAATGAACAGAATAAAGTCTTCGACATATGGTGGGAGAAGCCGGGGATTTTATATCCTTATTTAATAAAAGAGGATGGAATTCCCGCTGGCTTTGCATTAGTTGCGACACCGCCCTATACACCAGCAGGTTGTGAATTTTATTTAAATGAATTCTTTATTTTGCGGCCCTTCCGAGGTACGGGAATCGCTGAATTTGCGGCTAATGAGGTGTTTAATCTTCATATTGGAAAATGGGAGCTACAAACCAATCCCACAGCTACAAATAGGAGAGCCCAGCATTTTTGGAGAAAGACACTAAAAGAATATACTGGTAATAGCTTTCAAGAAGAATGTAAGAAGTCTTTTGATGATGAATTAAAGATGATTTTTAATTTTTGTAATGGATAA
- the sleB gene encoding spore cortex-lytic enzyme, with product MATMIGSASAAPVLTVGSSSGDVWDLQYRLKTLDYYTQPLDGVYGSQTKAAVAKFQKTYGLSADGVTGTKTWNALKKYTLNIEEMDILAKVIYSESRGEPYKGQVAVGAVVMNRIQSSQFPNNIKDVVFQKGAFTAVSDGQYWLTPNRTAYLAALDAVRGWDPTNNSIYYFNPDTATSAWIWTRPQNLKIGKHIFAS from the coding sequence ATGGCTACTATGATCGGCTCTGCTAGTGCTGCTCCTGTATTAACCGTAGGGAGTTCTTCTGGAGATGTGTGGGATCTTCAGTATCGATTAAAAACTCTGGATTACTATACTCAGCCTTTAGATGGTGTATATGGATCACAAACGAAAGCAGCCGTTGCTAAATTTCAAAAGACCTATGGATTAAGTGCCGATGGAGTTACTGGTACAAAAACTTGGAATGCTTTAAAAAAATACACGCTTAATATTGAGGAAATGGATATTTTGGCGAAAGTAATCTACAGTGAATCGCGCGGTGAGCCTTATAAAGGTCAAGTCGCAGTTGGTGCTGTTGTTATGAATCGCATACAATCTAGTCAATTTCCAAACAACATAAAAGACGTTGTATTTCAAAAAGGCGCATTTACAGCCGTATCTGACGGCCAGTATTGGCTTACTCCAAACCGGACTGCCTATTTAGCTGCTCTTGATGCTGTCCGAGGTTGGGACCCAACAAACAATTCAATCTATTATTTCAATCCAGATACAGCTACTAGTGCATGGATTTGGACTCGTCCTCAGAATTTAAAAATTGGTAAGCATATATTTGCGAGTTAA
- a CDS encoding phosphotransferase: MPNWQVKFDEEMLKQAAQQIQVDWTTIKYIGGFENVVYSFPKDDHEFILRVTHQSHQDLEMVISELDFMDHLAKHGVQLAPPIPFQDGSLVQTLVKDEEKFMICVMKKAPGGHVNASDPFWGTELFEQWGEVTGRMHALTLKYERPETVLARPHQGKLEFDFANFGTVEQQLFEKLLQINDRINQLPRNREGYGLCHRDLHSGNFFVNEGQITVFDFDDCGYDYMVHDIAIAVYYSTIFGDRRKPEVEQSRTSSLAATMLRSFMKGYNREYALDNKWLEELPLFIEKRRLELVLLLFQDFSESQREENRVWLARNIHDALNDKACLEL; the protein is encoded by the coding sequence ATGCCTAACTGGCAGGTGAAATTCGATGAAGAGATGCTTAAGCAAGCTGCACAACAGATTCAAGTCGATTGGACAACGATAAAGTATATTGGTGGTTTTGAAAATGTTGTCTATAGCTTTCCAAAAGATGATCATGAATTTATTTTACGTGTAACTCATCAGTCTCATCAGGATCTGGAGATGGTTATCTCTGAACTTGACTTTATGGACCATCTTGCAAAGCATGGAGTGCAACTGGCTCCCCCCATTCCCTTTCAGGATGGCAGTTTGGTACAAACGCTAGTCAAAGATGAGGAAAAATTCATGATCTGTGTGATGAAGAAAGCACCAGGTGGTCATGTTAATGCTTCCGATCCTTTTTGGGGAACGGAGCTTTTTGAGCAATGGGGTGAGGTAACAGGAAGAATGCATGCTTTAACTCTGAAATACGAGCGTCCGGAGACTGTTCTGGCAAGACCACATCAGGGTAAGCTAGAGTTTGACTTTGCTAACTTTGGCACTGTTGAACAACAGCTTTTTGAAAAGTTGCTTCAAATAAATGATCGGATTAACCAGTTGCCGCGGAATCGAGAAGGCTATGGACTATGTCACCGTGATTTGCATTCGGGTAATTTTTTCGTTAATGAGGGGCAGATCACTGTGTTTGATTTTGATGATTGCGGATACGACTATATGGTGCATGATATTGCAATTGCCGTTTATTACTCAACCATCTTTGGAGATCGGCGAAAACCGGAGGTAGAGCAGAGTAGAACTTCTAGTCTTGCGGCAACCATGCTGAGGTCATTTATGAAGGGGTATAATCGAGAGTATGCACTCGACAATAAGTGGCTAGAAGAGCTCCCACTCTTTATCGAGAAACGCCGACTGGAATTAGTGCTTTTGTTATTTCAAGATTTTTCGGAGTCACAGCGTGAGGAAAATAGAGTGTGGCTTGCCCGCAATATTCACGATGCTCTAAATGACAAAGCTTGTTTAGAGCTTTAA
- a CDS encoding NUDIX domain-containing protein, whose protein sequence is MTPPKHILSAATVVFNDRGEVLLIKGPRRGWEMPGGQVEEGESLKEAAVREAKEESGFDIEINKFCGVFQNVDRSICTTLFLGKAIGGEPATSAESLEVGFFPIKQALDMVKWKNLRLRLEYCLNDAMQPFYVELRGTEVEEIIFKLENQQTY, encoded by the coding sequence ATGACACCCCCAAAACATATTCTTTCCGCCGCTACCGTTGTTTTTAATGATCGGGGAGAGGTTTTATTAATAAAAGGCCCTCGCAGAGGATGGGAGATGCCAGGCGGTCAGGTCGAAGAAGGGGAGTCTCTTAAAGAGGCGGCGGTCAGGGAGGCCAAAGAAGAATCTGGCTTTGATATAGAGATTAACAAGTTCTGCGGCGTTTTTCAAAATGTGGATCGATCTATTTGCACTACGTTATTTTTGGGTAAAGCTATCGGTGGTGAGCCTGCTACTAGTGCTGAAAGCTTGGAAGTGGGGTTTTTCCCGATAAAACAAGCATTGGATATGGTTAAATGGAAAAACCTCAGATTAAGGCTAGAGTATTGTCTAAATGATGCTATGCAACCTTTTTATGTAGAATTACGGGGCACCGAAGTTGAAGAAATTATTTTTAAATTAGAAAATCAGCAAACTTATTAG